The genomic interval ACAGATTTCCTCTGCTTTTGAAAAACACGCAACCCTTGAGAAAAGGAGACCAACTCTCTAATGTCATATGAACCGGTCATCGGGCTGGAGGTTCATGCCCAGCTTCTCACGAAATCGAAAATTTTCTGCGGCTGCTCAACCCAGTTCGGAGCTGAGCCCAACAGTCACACCTGTCCCGTATGTATGGGGATGCCCGGGGTCCTGCCCGTTTTGAATAAGAAGGTGGTCGAGTACACAATGAAAATGGCCATGGCGACTCATTGCAGGATCAACAAAGCATGCAATTTTGCGAGGAAAAACTATTTTTATCCCGATCTTCCCAAAGGGTATCAGATATCACAGTATGCCCAGCCCCTTTCAGAGCACGGGTATGTAGATATTGAACAGGATGGGGGAAAGAAGAGGATAGGCATTACCCGGATTCACATGGAGGAAGACGCGGGTAAACTGATGCACGATGAGCATACACCGTCAAGTTATGTGGACCTGAACCGGACGGGGGTGCCATTGATTGAGATTGTCAGCGAGCCGGATATGAGAAACGCCGAGGAGGCCGCTGCCTATCTGAAAAGACTCCATGAAATACTGGTCTATCTGGAAATCTGTGATGGGAACATGGAGGAGGGGAGTTTCCGCTGCGATGCCAACGTATCTCTCAGGCAAAGAGGCGAAACGGCCTTCGGTACGCGGGCAGAACTTAAAAACATGAATTCCTTCCGGAATGTCCAGCGTGCCCTGGAGTATGAAATCAAGCGGCAGCAGTACGTTCTGGAGAATGGCCAGGAGGTTATCCAGGAAACCAGGCTCTGGGATGATTCCCAGGGGGTGACACTGTCCATGCGGAGTAAAGAAGAGGCCCACGATTACCGCTATTTCCCCGATCCCGATCTCGTTCCGATCGTCATTGATGAGGTATGGATTGAGGAGGTTAAAAAAAGCCTCCCCGAACTTCCACTGGAAAAACGGGAACGGTTTATCAGAGAGTATCAGATCCCTCCCTACGATGCCGGGGTGCTGACATCGAGCCGGGCCCTTGCCGATTACTTCGAAGAAGTGGCGCGGCTTTCCGGGAAGCCGAAAGTTGCCGGCAACTGGGTTATGGGGGATGTTCTCCGGTTCCTTAATGAAGAAAAAAGGGACATTAAGGAATGTACCATCCTTCCCCAGTCACTCGCAGAGATGATTGTGCTCATTGAAAACGGCACCATCAGCGGAAAGATGGCCAAGGATATTATTGTGGAGATGTACAAGACCGGGGAGACGCCCCAAACGATTATCGAAGAAAAAGGCATGGTGCAGATTACCGATGAAGATGCGCTGGCAAAAACCATTGCCGAAATTCTGGCGGCAAATCCGGCACAGCTTGAGCAGTACCGGGCAGGCAAGGAAAAACTCTTCGGGTACTTCGTCGGCCAGGTCATGAAAGCTACCCAGGGAAAGGCCAATCCCCAGGTTATCAACGAGCTTTTGAAAAAGATGTTGGCAAAAGAATAATTATCCCCGGTTTGAGATACCGTCTTTACGAGTACCTGCCTCCAATGCTTCGCATCGTTAAGGTTGTTAAAGGGGGACACCTGTCCCTGATTACAATTACTACCATGGAAGATGCGCACTTTACGTTCTTTTCTCTTGACAAATTCATATCAATATGAGTAATTATGACTAGAATTATGATTAACTACAATTGGAGTCAGATTATGAAAACACTCTCATTATCCGAGGCAAAAATGAAATTCAGTGCCATCGTGGATATGGTAAGTTCCACCGACGAGGAGATCGTTATCACAAAAAACGGGCGGCCCGCGGCGATTATCATCAGTCCTGATGAGTATGAAAGCATCAAGGAAACAGCCAATGTACGCTCAGATGCAGCATTGATGGAGGAAATCAGCCGGGGGCTGAACTCATTGAAGGCAAAGCGGGCACAAGTCTTCACCCTTGACGAATTATGAAACCAATCCTTCATACACTGAGGATGCCGGAAGAAATAGCCGCTTTGATTCGCGGGATGCATCCGGAATTAAAGAAAAAAATCAAGGCCGGGCTCAAGGCAATCATGGAAGCGCCGCACACAGGCAAGATACTGCGGGATGAATTGGCTGGGTTACGCAGTATGCGGGTTAGCAAATTGAGGATAATCTATCGCATCTCGAAAAAAGAGATTGAAATTGTCGCCGTTGGTCCGCGTATCAGGATTTACGAGGAAACATACAGGCTCCTCCAAAAGGAGAAACGGAAAAGCACATAGAATTCTCAGAGAGATTCATAAAATAGTATTGATAAGTTAAAGGTTTCGTATTCAGCAATGACAATCAGAACAATATATTGGGAAGACGATGCCGTCGTCATGATCGACCAGAATGCCCTGCCTCATGAAGAAAAATGCGTGACATGCAGGCGCTATGAGGATGTCGCGGCGGCGATCAAGGACATGACCGTTCGCGGCGCCCCGGCCATAGGAGTTGCGGCGGCGATGGGTATCGCCCTGGGCATGTTGAATCTTTGCCCTTCGTCCAAAGAAGACATTAGGACTGCCTTTAATGAAATCTGCTCCGAGTTTGCCCGTACACGCCCCACGGCAAGGAACCTCTTCTGGGCCATCGAGAGGATGAAAAAACGTTTTGCAGAAGCACCATTATCCCATCCGGATAAGATCAAGAAGACACTTGTGGATGAAGCTATCAGAATCTGCGAGGAGGATATTGCCATAAACAGGCGAATGGGCATTCATGGAAGATCGCTCATTCAGGATGGCGACACCATACTTACTCACTGTAATGCCGGCGCCCTGGCGACGGCCGGGTACGGGACGGCCCTGGGCGTGATCAGGGCTGCCTGCGAAGAAGGGAAAAAAGTTTATGTGTATGTTGATGAGACGAGGCCCGTCCTCCAAGGTGCCCGGCTGACGGCCTGGGAATTGATGAAGGAGAATATTCCTGCCACCCTGATTACGGACAGCATGGCGGGTTTCTTGATGAAACAGGGGAGGATCAGCAAGGTTATTGTCGGCGCGGACCGGATTGCCGCCAACGGCGATGCGGCTAACAAGATCGGCACCTATTCACTCGCTGTTCTAGCCAAAGAGCATAACATTCCTTTTTATATAGCAGCACCGGTATCGACGATAGACATGTCCGTTTCGAATGGCGATGAGATTCCCATTGAGGAAAGAAATAGAGAGGAAGTCACAACAATCCGTGGAGTACAAGTGGCGCCTGAAGGGGTGGATGTCTATAATCCCGCCTTTGATGTAACCCCCAACTGTTACCTCACAGCCATCATCACCGAGGGAGGGATTGCCGTTCCCCCTTATCTGGAAAGCATTAAAAGCTTGACCTCTATTGAGACTTGAAGTGAGAACAAGAGTTGAAAAAACGTTATATAGCAGCCTTATTTTTCATCTTCCTGCATTCTCACCTCTGCTATGCCGGAGATTCCGCACTTCTCTCCTCTCCCCTTGAATCGGTAAAAAAAGATTACCGCAACTTTTACCTTGATGGAAATAACCTCATTCAATTAGGTATCGGGATAGCCGGTGCAGGCGTGTTCGCAAATACCTCAATGGATAAGGATATCCAGGAGAAGTACACAAAAAATGTGAAGAGTGCAACAACAGATGATTTTTCTCATATCTTCAGACAGCCCGGTGAAGTTTATCTAACTATCCCGGCGCTCCTCGGTACATATGCCGTTTTCAAAGACACAGCGACAGGCGAGTGGGCGCAAAGATCCCTCAGGGCAATTGCTGTCGGCGCCCCTGGAGGACTCTTCATGCAGTGGGCCACAGGGGGATCGCCGCCGTCGGAAGGACACTCCGATTGGAGACCGTTTAATGACAACGAAGGATTGAGCGGTCACGCGTTTATTGGTGCAGTCCCCTTTATCACAGCCGCCCGGATGAACGATAACCTGTACATTAAAGGAGCCTTATACGCCGTGTCAGTTCTCCCGGCGTTATCAAGGATAAATGATGATAAACACTACTTTTCGCAGGCCGCCATCGGTTGGTATCTTGCCTTCCTGAGCTGTAGCGCTGTCGCCAAGACGGAAGATCAAAACGAGTATTCGTTTTTCATACTTCCCCTATCGCATAAGGGATTAGCCGTTATGGTGAGTCGATCTTTCTAATGAAGGCATGACCCGACCAACTAAAAATGGTGACGTATAAAGAGGAAGAAGTCCCTGCTTATCAGAAAAAGGGGGAATATCCCTCCCTATTTTCCGAAAATTTCTATCGTTATTGAAATATCCCGCTCTCGGATATCGGAAGGTATCCCTTTCTCTCCCATTTCTCCAATTGTCTTTAGTTTCTCCATGAATTCCTTTACGTTTTGCACCTTGAGTTCTGCGGTAATGACTTCTTTCCCTTCAAGGGATTGCCTCTCAATTTTTCGTGCACCGAATTTGCCGAGCAGGTTTTTTACCTCTTTGACGGCAATACCTGCGTCCTCGACATGAACCGTAACACCGATGTACGCCGATTTTCTGACGGCCGTTCCTATAGCCTGTGGCGCAGCGGGCAAGGCTTCGTATTTCCTGCTTTCCTTGGCAGCTCCTGCATAAT from Deltaproteobacteria bacterium carries:
- the gatB gene encoding Asp-tRNA(Asn)/Glu-tRNA(Gln) amidotransferase subunit GatB, which codes for MSYEPVIGLEVHAQLLTKSKIFCGCSTQFGAEPNSHTCPVCMGMPGVLPVLNKKVVEYTMKMAMATHCRINKACNFARKNYFYPDLPKGYQISQYAQPLSEHGYVDIEQDGGKKRIGITRIHMEEDAGKLMHDEHTPSSYVDLNRTGVPLIEIVSEPDMRNAEEAAAYLKRLHEILVYLEICDGNMEEGSFRCDANVSLRQRGETAFGTRAELKNMNSFRNVQRALEYEIKRQQYVLENGQEVIQETRLWDDSQGVTLSMRSKEEAHDYRYFPDPDLVPIVIDEVWIEEVKKSLPELPLEKRERFIREYQIPPYDAGVLTSSRALADYFEEVARLSGKPKVAGNWVMGDVLRFLNEEKRDIKECTILPQSLAEMIVLIENGTISGKMAKDIIVEMYKTGETPQTIIEEKGMVQITDEDALAKTIAEILAANPAQLEQYRAGKEKLFGYFVGQVMKATQGKANPQVINELLKKMLAKE
- a CDS encoding type II toxin-antitoxin system Phd/YefM family antitoxin gives rise to the protein MKTLSLSEAKMKFSAIVDMVSSTDEEIVITKNGRPAAIIISPDEYESIKETANVRSDAALMEEISRGLNSLKAKRAQVFTLDEL
- a CDS encoding type II toxin-antitoxin system RelE/ParE family toxin codes for the protein MKPILHTLRMPEEIAALIRGMHPELKKKIKAGLKAIMEAPHTGKILRDELAGLRSMRVSKLRIIYRISKKEIEIVAVGPRIRIYEETYRLLQKEKRKST
- the mtnA gene encoding S-methyl-5-thioribose-1-phosphate isomerase, encoding MTIRTIYWEDDAVVMIDQNALPHEEKCVTCRRYEDVAAAIKDMTVRGAPAIGVAAAMGIALGMLNLCPSSKEDIRTAFNEICSEFARTRPTARNLFWAIERMKKRFAEAPLSHPDKIKKTLVDEAIRICEEDIAINRRMGIHGRSLIQDGDTILTHCNAGALATAGYGTALGVIRAACEEGKKVYVYVDETRPVLQGARLTAWELMKENIPATLITDSMAGFLMKQGRISKVIVGADRIAANGDAANKIGTYSLAVLAKEHNIPFYIAAPVSTIDMSVSNGDEIPIEERNREEVTTIRGVQVAPEGVDVYNPAFDVTPNCYLTAIITEGGIAVPPYLESIKSLTSIET